One genomic segment of Coraliomargarita parva includes these proteins:
- a CDS encoding PP2C family protein-serine/threonine phosphatase — translation MAEESESKARRIHWWGITDVGRVRKNNEDAFLALQVDGEGVRRLGKYGESDLAPHDYVFAVSDGMGGANAGEFASRIAVDKITRLFPSVFRTGATGMDVGFQDVLGQLFDEIHKEVSSLGFFYEELRGMGATLSLCWVRPDWVYFAHVGDSRIYHLPASGGIRQISEDHTHVGWKLRQGKISPREARNHPGRHSLQQVIGGNTQHLNPQFGAVGYEPGDQFLMCSDGVVEGLFDSGIQRFVQNPPSYAIDGNPAERVVAEAIRVYGKDNTTAVVVEMT, via the coding sequence ATGGCCGAAGAATCTGAATCGAAGGCCCGCCGGATTCATTGGTGGGGTATCACTGATGTGGGGCGAGTCCGGAAGAACAATGAGGATGCGTTTCTGGCCTTGCAGGTGGACGGTGAAGGTGTGCGTCGTCTCGGAAAATACGGGGAGTCGGATTTAGCCCCGCACGATTATGTCTTTGCCGTCAGTGACGGGATGGGCGGGGCCAATGCCGGCGAGTTTGCCAGCCGGATCGCGGTCGACAAAATCACGCGCCTTTTTCCCTCCGTTTTTCGTACGGGTGCGACCGGGATGGACGTGGGCTTTCAGGATGTGTTGGGCCAATTGTTTGACGAAATTCACAAAGAGGTCTCCAGCCTCGGCTTTTTCTACGAGGAGCTGAGGGGGATGGGGGCAACTTTGAGCCTGTGCTGGGTGCGGCCCGATTGGGTCTACTTTGCGCATGTGGGGGATAGCCGGATTTATCATCTACCGGCATCTGGCGGCATCCGGCAAATCAGTGAGGACCACACGCACGTGGGCTGGAAGTTGCGGCAAGGTAAGATTTCACCGCGGGAAGCACGAAATCATCCCGGGCGTCATTCCTTGCAGCAAGTGATTGGCGGCAACACGCAGCATTTGAATCCGCAATTCGGTGCGGTCGGTTATGAGCCCGGTGACCAGTTCCTGATGTGTTCCGATGGCGTGGTCGAAGGGCTCTTTGACAGCGGGATACAACGCTTTGTGCAGAACCCGCCGTCCTATGCCATCGACGGCAATCCGGCCGAGCGTGTGGTCGCGGAAGCGATACGTGTGTATGGGAAGGACAACACCACGGCAGTTGTGGTCGAAATGACCTGA
- a CDS encoding glycine zipper 2TM domain-containing protein — MKILSYSLLIAALLGGGCSTGPASGPNSGRNIGAVTGAILGGIAGNNMGDGSDVNVVAGAVLGGILGGVAGNEVDKRREELEAAEAQRQYEYEKEVREQAKLEEEIKGLEEQKVQDNIARTATDADVKAAEQEAARVEAELAAKRKAYEESQERAKRILEAQERIAKAQQELDELEAKENGTAY, encoded by the coding sequence ATGAAAATTTTGTCCTACTCTCTACTTATTGCCGCCTTGCTTGGGGGCGGTTGTTCGACCGGTCCTGCCAGCGGGCCCAATTCCGGCCGCAATATCGGCGCTGTCACCGGCGCGATCCTCGGCGGGATTGCCGGCAATAACATGGGGGACGGTAGCGATGTGAATGTGGTCGCGGGGGCGGTCCTCGGAGGTATTCTCGGAGGTGTCGCCGGCAACGAGGTGGATAAGCGTCGTGAAGAATTGGAAGCTGCCGAAGCGCAGCGGCAGTATGAGTATGAGAAAGAGGTTCGCGAGCAGGCCAAACTGGAAGAGGAAATCAAGGGACTTGAGGAACAGAAGGTGCAGGACAACATCGCGCGGACCGCGACGGACGCGGACGTGAAAGCCGCGGAGCAGGAAGCCGCCCGGGTTGAAGCCGAGCTGGCTGCCAAACGTAAGGCATATGAGGAATCGCAGGAGCGTGCAAAACGCATTCTGGAAGCGCAGGAACGGATCGCCAAGGCGCAGCAGGAACTTGACGAACTGGAAGCGAAGGAAAACGGTACGGCGTATTGA
- a CDS encoding serine/threonine protein phosphatase: MQEAKNTGRATVHIGYDGRVHKRFRGPQARERYENEVRVLRYLERHKCPFVPRVIEADDESLYLVTSNCGARVDHVSDGKKQQIFAELEQYGVQHDDAEVRNITYSQQMGRFCVIDFEFATILEPGYPPPPPMLSHPNRDAYPKD, translated from the coding sequence ATGCAAGAAGCGAAGAATACGGGCCGGGCGACGGTGCACATCGGCTATGACGGGCGGGTACACAAGCGTTTCCGCGGACCTCAAGCCCGGGAGCGCTACGAGAACGAGGTGCGGGTACTTCGCTATCTGGAGCGCCATAAGTGTCCCTTCGTGCCCCGTGTGATCGAGGCGGACGACGAGAGCCTGTATCTGGTGACCTCGAATTGTGGCGCTCGGGTGGACCATGTGAGTGATGGCAAGAAGCAGCAGATCTTTGCCGAGCTTGAACAATATGGGGTCCAGCACGATGATGCGGAGGTGCGTAATATCACCTATAGCCAGCAAATGGGACGCTTCTGTGTGATTGATTTTGAATTTGCGACGATCCTGGAGCCGGGATATCCGCCTCCGCCGCCTATGCTTTCGCACCCCAATCGTGACGCCTACCCCAAGGACTAA
- a CDS encoding MYG1 family protein, whose product MLTTIVTHPGGAHKDDFLACCVLLAKDPVRIERRDPTEADLSDPKVAVVDIGDQHDASLMNFDHHQFPRDHAPTCALSLVLQRLGLYEDAKSFCDWLETSEWLDCRGPVDTAKWLGTERDVLSKLNSPVDVTLLRRFASKPVHQSGEPVWEVMRMVGQDLLEYITSLRERLDYIKGHAEIWELEGFKALFMPRTDPMPDEPSAGLGRYIEQLGLENEVLAMVYPDRRGEGYGMRRYNDDPRMEFTRIDSEDDVHFTHARGFIAKTSSSGIERLKALLQKAFVQA is encoded by the coding sequence ATGCTGACAACCATCGTGACTCATCCGGGCGGCGCCCACAAAGACGACTTCCTCGCCTGCTGCGTGCTGCTGGCAAAAGATCCGGTGCGCATTGAGCGCAGGGACCCCACCGAAGCCGACCTGTCGGACCCGAAAGTCGCAGTCGTCGACATCGGCGACCAGCATGATGCGTCATTGATGAACTTCGACCACCACCAGTTTCCCCGTGACCATGCGCCGACCTGCGCGCTCTCGCTGGTGCTCCAGCGGCTCGGGCTCTATGAAGATGCGAAAAGCTTTTGCGACTGGCTCGAGACCTCGGAGTGGCTCGACTGCCGCGGCCCGGTCGACACCGCGAAATGGCTCGGCACCGAGCGCGACGTCCTCTCCAAGCTCAACTCGCCTGTGGATGTCACCTTACTGCGCCGTTTTGCGTCCAAGCCGGTCCATCAATCCGGCGAACCGGTCTGGGAAGTCATGCGCATGGTGGGCCAGGACCTGCTGGAGTACATCACCAGCCTGCGCGAACGCTTGGATTACATCAAGGGACACGCCGAGATCTGGGAACTGGAAGGCTTCAAGGCACTCTTCATGCCGCGCACCGACCCCATGCCGGACGAACCCTCTGCCGGCCTCGGGCGCTATATCGAACAACTAGGCCTGGAAAACGAAGTGCTCGCCATGGTCTACCCCGACCGCCGTGGCGAAGGTTACGGCATGCGCCGCTACAACGATGATCCACGCATGGAGTTCACCCGGATCGACTCGGAGGACGATGTGCACTTCACCCATGCCCGTGGTTTCATCGCCAAGACTTCAAGCAGCGGCATCGAGCGATTGAAAGCGCTACTGCAAAAAGCCTTCGTCCAAGCGTAG
- a CDS encoding MFS transporter, which translates to MSKSELERTALRNVRCFTLFRMFFSARFYYPVYTLLFLDFGLSLEQFGILNAIWAVTIVLCEVPSGALADTIGRRKLLIAAGLCMVVEMGVLLIAPINGGPLLFGLFAVNRVVSGLAEAAASGADEALTYDSLKYAGLEDRWGLVLERVQRDTSLAFFFAMTLGAAVYDPDMVNAVLRLFDPEITLVQSQLVKLPVLMTFISGLVVLQTAVRMKEAPLEAGMTVPETLARSWRQTVSAGKWIWATAFPFGILLAIMAVDNVIRQFLTLDSKYWHVIELPIVSYGLIGSGMAFIGIFVPRLARWMADRFRPVQAFLMTCGLLLLGLVGVSRVLPYWGVLPASLLFICMGVANYLVSRYLNEAAPSEQRATVLSFKGLSTNFAYGTVCLLYSALIAAIKLETDVTAFGSAGAYQDEVFVRSLAWAPWYFLVTVGLVFIVRWLRFARSESGARG; encoded by the coding sequence GTGTCGAAAAGCGAGTTAGAACGTACCGCATTGCGCAATGTGCGCTGCTTTACCCTGTTCCGGATGTTTTTTTCGGCGCGCTTCTACTATCCGGTCTATACGCTGCTCTTTCTGGATTTCGGGCTGAGCCTGGAGCAGTTTGGTATCCTCAACGCAATCTGGGCGGTGACGATCGTACTGTGTGAGGTTCCCTCGGGGGCGCTTGCAGACACCATTGGTCGGCGCAAGTTGCTGATCGCGGCGGGGCTTTGCATGGTGGTTGAAATGGGGGTCCTGCTGATTGCGCCGATCAACGGGGGACCCCTCCTCTTTGGGCTTTTTGCGGTGAACCGGGTCGTCAGCGGACTGGCGGAGGCTGCCGCGAGCGGGGCGGATGAGGCTTTGACCTACGATTCGCTAAAGTATGCCGGTCTCGAGGACCGATGGGGTCTGGTGCTGGAGCGGGTCCAGCGGGATACTTCACTTGCATTCTTCTTTGCCATGACGCTGGGGGCGGCTGTCTACGATCCTGACATGGTCAATGCCGTGCTGCGTCTCTTTGATCCGGAAATCACGCTGGTGCAGTCTCAACTGGTCAAGTTGCCCGTATTGATGACTTTTATTTCGGGGTTGGTTGTTCTGCAGACGGCAGTCCGCATGAAGGAGGCGCCTCTGGAAGCCGGTATGACCGTGCCGGAGACCCTTGCGCGAAGCTGGCGTCAGACGGTTTCGGCCGGGAAGTGGATTTGGGCCACGGCTTTCCCCTTCGGTATCCTGCTGGCCATCATGGCGGTGGACAATGTGATCCGGCAGTTTCTCACCCTGGACAGCAAATACTGGCATGTGATCGAGTTGCCGATTGTGAGTTATGGGCTGATTGGCTCCGGTATGGCTTTTATCGGTATTTTCGTCCCCCGGTTGGCGCGTTGGATGGCCGATCGCTTTCGTCCGGTCCAGGCTTTTCTCATGACCTGCGGCTTGCTCTTGCTGGGGCTCGTTGGCGTGAGCCGTGTGCTGCCTTACTGGGGTGTTTTACCTGCTTCCCTGCTATTTATCTGCATGGGCGTGGCGAACTATCTGGTCAGCCGCTACCTGAATGAGGCGGCGCCCTCGGAGCAGCGGGCCACCGTCTTGAGCTTCAAGGGGCTGTCCACCAACTTTGCCTATGGCACGGTATGCCTCTTGTATTCGGCCTTGATCGCGGCAATCAAGCTGGAGACCGATGTGACCGCGTTTGGCAGTGCGGGGGCCTATCAGGACGAAGTCTTTGTGCGCTCCCTGGCATGGGCGCCCTGGTATTTCCTTGTCACGGTCGGGCTGGTTTTCATCGTGCGCTGGCTCCGCTTTGCCCGCTCCGAATCGGGGGCACGGGGTTGA
- the rlmN gene encoding 23S rRNA (adenine(2503)-C(2))-methyltransferase RlmN yields the protein MMDTLEGLRYGALEERLAASGVNPVHAKPLFNAVQRKLLRGGLSEVEGVLPPLQRWLDSEVAPGHCPIDLVDETPSSDGFTRKYLLRLHDGAEVESVRMGFPGRYTACLSSQVGCAMGCVFCATGQMGFSRNLSAGEIVAQALHVERELRKDTGEQLRNIVMMGMGEPLHNFEPTMDALEILTDTRGLNIGPARVAISTVGYIPGIQKLARHPKRYSLAVSLHGASDAERGKLIPINKRWPLSDLLEACREYSAIKRARVFFAWTLIRGVNDSDDHAHRLANLLHGMDAHVNLIPLNPTEDYDGQAPDELRVRAFQQIIQDAGLPSTVRQRRGIDVAAGCGQLKAKKRSRLQRY from the coding sequence ATGATGGACACACTGGAAGGGCTGCGCTACGGGGCACTCGAGGAACGCTTGGCGGCCTCGGGGGTGAATCCTGTGCACGCAAAGCCGCTTTTCAATGCCGTTCAGCGCAAGTTGCTGCGCGGTGGTTTGTCCGAGGTGGAGGGGGTCCTGCCTCCCTTGCAGCGGTGGTTGGACTCTGAGGTAGCACCCGGTCATTGCCCGATCGACTTGGTTGATGAGACCCCGAGCTCGGATGGTTTTACCCGCAAATACCTGTTGCGCCTCCATGATGGCGCCGAGGTCGAAAGTGTGCGGATGGGTTTTCCCGGGCGCTACACGGCATGTCTAAGTAGTCAGGTCGGCTGCGCCATGGGCTGCGTGTTCTGTGCGACCGGTCAAATGGGATTTTCCAGAAACCTGAGTGCGGGTGAGATTGTGGCGCAGGCGCTCCATGTCGAACGCGAGCTGCGCAAGGATACGGGTGAGCAGCTGCGCAACATCGTGATGATGGGGATGGGGGAGCCTTTGCACAATTTCGAGCCGACCATGGACGCGCTGGAAATTCTGACCGACACGCGTGGCCTGAACATCGGCCCGGCCCGGGTCGCGATCAGCACGGTCGGCTATATCCCAGGTATCCAGAAGCTGGCCCGGCACCCGAAGCGTTATTCGCTCGCCGTGAGTTTGCATGGCGCGAGCGATGCGGAACGGGGCAAGTTGATCCCGATCAACAAGCGCTGGCCCTTGAGCGATTTGCTTGAGGCCTGCCGCGAGTATTCCGCAATCAAGCGGGCCCGTGTCTTCTTTGCCTGGACCTTGATTCGTGGTGTCAATGACAGCGATGATCATGCGCATCGATTGGCAAACCTGCTTCATGGCATGGACGCCCACGTCAATCTGATCCCGCTCAACCCGACCGAAGATTATGACGGACAAGCCCCCGACGAGCTACGTGTGCGCGCTTTTCAGCAAATTATTCAGGACGCCGGTCTCCCCAGTACCGTGCGTCAGCGCAGGGGGATCGATGTTGCGGCTGGTTGTGGGCAACTGAAGGCGAAGAAGCGCTCACGTTTGCAGCGGTATTAG
- a CDS encoding MFS transporter yields the protein MPWYTPTTQLSEKDRESGLKYLFYDGLCSHAMTLLVTGAFLPGMALALGASNFVIGLLASLAPMAQMAQIPAILVIERVGLRKLLTVLFAGASRIALVAAAFTPFFAPDGTKVFLFTLFMILFFFGGSFAGCSWSSWIKDIVPQQTMGSYLASRLAAATALGAVLSVLAGFSIDGLSSLIGEPGKAYGFIFLGAAICGLYGVKLLTHVPEPRMPPPDSGQQWLSSLLNPVKDPNFRRLLFFSASWSFTVIMSGAFFAVYMLNRIGIPMSGVILLAVLSQVTNIYFFKVWGAIADRYSNKSVLRVSVPLFILLLLLYPFTTLPERHSLTIPLLILIHIIGGISTAGFNLCAANIALRLAPHGKATAYLGTNAFCAGLAAAVAPIVGGAIGSFFAIREISINIFYNADTASPENALSIPALSFRGIDFVFFAAALAGLYAWHRLSMVEEAGTVSESEVRDQVFASVRNSLFSTSGLSMGMRRMTAFPYEMLKSTGKSTTATLYRAARNGMTMARESLVKQSGEQRDEDEETDKGDTV from the coding sequence ATGCCTTGGTATACACCGACGACACAACTGAGTGAAAAGGACCGCGAGTCCGGCCTGAAATATTTGTTCTACGACGGACTGTGCTCCCATGCCATGACCCTCTTGGTAACCGGCGCCTTTCTGCCCGGCATGGCTCTGGCACTCGGAGCCAGCAACTTTGTCATCGGCCTGCTGGCCAGTCTGGCGCCCATGGCGCAAATGGCCCAGATCCCGGCCATCCTCGTGATCGAACGCGTCGGTCTGCGCAAACTACTCACTGTACTCTTTGCCGGAGCCTCCCGCATCGCCCTCGTCGCAGCCGCGTTCACCCCCTTCTTCGCTCCCGACGGAACCAAAGTCTTCCTGTTCACCCTTTTCATGATCCTGTTCTTCTTCGGCGGCTCCTTTGCCGGCTGCTCCTGGAGTTCATGGATCAAGGACATTGTACCGCAACAGACGATGGGCAGCTACCTCGCCTCACGCCTTGCGGCCGCGACCGCTCTGGGTGCGGTGCTGAGTGTGCTCGCCGGTTTCAGTATCGACGGCCTGAGCTCACTGATCGGGGAACCCGGCAAGGCCTACGGCTTCATCTTCCTCGGAGCCGCCATCTGCGGGCTCTATGGCGTCAAGCTCCTCACCCATGTGCCGGAACCACGCATGCCCCCGCCGGATTCCGGCCAGCAGTGGCTGAGTTCACTCCTCAACCCCGTTAAAGATCCGAATTTCCGCCGCCTGCTCTTCTTCTCCGCCTCCTGGAGCTTCACGGTGATCATGTCCGGGGCCTTCTTTGCCGTCTACATGTTGAACCGGATCGGTATCCCGATGAGCGGCGTCATCCTGCTCGCGGTGCTCAGTCAGGTCACGAATATCTACTTTTTCAAGGTCTGGGGCGCGATCGCGGACCGCTATAGCAACAAAAGTGTACTACGCGTCTCCGTACCACTCTTCATTCTCCTCCTGCTCCTCTACCCCTTCACCACCCTGCCGGAGCGTCACAGCCTGACCATTCCGCTGCTCATCCTCATCCATATAATCGGCGGCATCTCGACCGCCGGCTTCAACCTCTGCGCGGCCAATATCGCCCTGCGTCTGGCGCCCCACGGCAAAGCCACCGCATATCTCGGCACCAATGCCTTTTGCGCGGGTCTCGCCGCCGCGGTGGCTCCCATCGTCGGCGGCGCCATCGGCAGCTTCTTCGCGATCCGGGAAATCAGTATCAACATCTTCTACAATGCGGATACCGCATCGCCGGAAAATGCACTCTCCATCCCTGCGCTCAGTTTCCGCGGCATCGATTTTGTCTTCTTCGCCGCCGCCCTCGCCGGCCTCTACGCCTGGCACCGCTTGTCCATGGTCGAGGAAGCCGGCACGGTCAGTGAGTCCGAGGTCCGCGACCAGGTCTTTGCCTCCGTCCGCAACAGCCTCTTCAGCACCTCCGGACTCAGCATGGGCATGCGACGCATGACCGCCTTCCCCTATGAAATGCTCAAAAGCACAGGAAAAAGCACCACTGCCACCCTCTATCGCGCCGCGCGGAACGGCATGACCATGGCGCGGGAGAGCCTGGTCAAGCAAAGCGGCGAGCAGAGGGACGAGGATGAGGAGACCGACAAAGGCGACACGGTCTAG
- a CDS encoding transglutaminase family protein, translating into MNRIRIYHLTEYRFSAPVSFSEHRLLLRPREGHDIRIESSRLSVSPSHHVKWYRDIYGNSVGLLRLTESSDCLRIESEVFINHYESQPLNFIVDERAVTYPFPFEPEERLDLLPYRSHTWPNETKRLKEWVARFWRPGQSIETYVLLDQMNKGIVNDFAYRMREEPGVQSPAQTLMLGSGSCRDFAAFFIEACRYLGFAIRFVSGYLHNPGSTQHGSTHAWSEVYLPGAGWIGFDSTSGQVTGDHHIATAVHRHPESIPPVAGRFTGPGAVQSQLTVTVDVSAV; encoded by the coding sequence ATGAACCGGATACGCATCTACCACCTGACCGAGTATCGTTTTTCAGCTCCCGTGTCCTTTTCGGAGCATCGGCTCCTATTGCGACCCCGGGAAGGACATGATATCCGGATTGAGTCTTCCCGCCTGTCGGTCAGCCCGTCCCATCATGTGAAGTGGTATCGAGACATCTACGGCAATTCGGTGGGGCTGCTCCGTCTCACTGAGAGCTCGGACTGCCTGCGGATCGAAAGCGAGGTCTTTATCAATCACTACGAAAGCCAGCCGCTCAACTTCATTGTGGATGAACGCGCGGTGACCTACCCTTTTCCCTTCGAACCCGAGGAGCGTCTGGACCTGCTGCCTTACCGGAGCCACACCTGGCCGAATGAGACGAAGCGGCTGAAGGAATGGGTGGCGCGTTTCTGGCGTCCGGGGCAGTCGATCGAGACCTATGTCCTGCTCGATCAAATGAACAAGGGGATCGTGAATGACTTCGCATATCGCATGCGAGAGGAGCCCGGGGTGCAGAGCCCCGCGCAGACGCTCATGCTCGGGTCCGGCAGCTGTCGTGACTTTGCCGCCTTCTTTATCGAGGCCTGCCGCTATCTGGGCTTTGCCATCCGTTTTGTGAGCGGCTATCTTCATAACCCGGGCAGTACGCAGCACGGGTCCACCCATGCCTGGTCCGAGGTCTATTTGCCCGGTGCGGGGTGGATCGGGTTCGACAGCACCAGCGGCCAAGTGACCGGTGATCATCATATTGCCACCGCGGTACACCGCCACCCCGAGTCGATCCCCCCGGTGGCCGGTCGTTTCACCGGGCCGGGAGCTGTGCAGTCGCAGCTCACTGTTACGGTTGACGTCAGTGCGGTTTGA
- a CDS encoding MotA/TolQ/ExbB proton channel family protein — MSLRNPERGLFTVKGLIFSLGLIASFIFVGVFYAGLIRPAANKAATAALYGVDSGSTWANLFVILKDMEQQVCISLFIWGIMILAYKFHQVRSEAKVVDLFDPAPGIESRPEMLKLKSIRGSINRKQAQELANEIENHGKDAELGNKILPYVLARGLERYHMTGSVPESTETIMGRIGVAAEQQESELSVLRYLVWAIPSIGFIGTVRGIGVALRRANEALEGDISGVTSALGVAFNSTLVALIISILLMLLIHLLQGNQEGLILRLQTFCREQLLDKLYDRSLPDDSKEPASPEKTEEA, encoded by the coding sequence ATGAGCTTAAGAAATCCCGAACGTGGTCTCTTCACGGTAAAAGGCCTAATTTTCAGCCTGGGGTTGATCGCCTCCTTCATCTTTGTCGGCGTTTTCTACGCCGGCCTGATCCGCCCCGCCGCCAACAAGGCCGCCACCGCCGCGCTTTACGGAGTCGACAGCGGAAGCACCTGGGCCAATCTATTCGTCATATTGAAGGATATGGAGCAGCAGGTCTGCATTTCCCTCTTCATCTGGGGGATCATGATCCTGGCCTACAAGTTCCACCAGGTCCGGTCCGAAGCCAAGGTGGTGGACCTGTTCGACCCGGCACCCGGCATCGAAAGCCGCCCCGAAATGCTAAAGCTAAAGAGCATCCGCGGCAGCATCAACCGGAAGCAGGCACAGGAATTAGCCAATGAAATCGAAAATCATGGCAAGGACGCCGAACTCGGGAACAAGATCCTGCCCTACGTCCTGGCTCGCGGCTTGGAGCGCTACCATATGACCGGCAGCGTCCCGGAAAGCACCGAGACCATCATGGGGCGGATCGGCGTCGCAGCCGAACAACAAGAGAGCGAATTATCTGTACTACGTTATTTAGTCTGGGCCATTCCCTCGATCGGATTCATCGGAACCGTTCGCGGAATCGGCGTCGCACTCCGCCGGGCCAACGAGGCTCTGGAAGGCGACATATCCGGCGTAACCAGCGCGCTTGGAGTCGCATTCAACTCCACCCTGGTCGCCCTAATCATCAGCATCCTCCTTATGCTCTTGATCCACCTGCTGCAGGGGAACCAGGAAGGCTTGATCCTGCGCCTTCAGACTTTCTGCCGCGAACAGCTGCTGGACAAACTCTACGACCGCAGCTTGCCCGACGACAGTAAGGAACCCGCATCCCCCGAGAAGACCGAAGAGGCCTAA
- a CDS encoding RNA recognition motif domain-containing protein has translation MNTKMYVGNLPFSATDVDIRELFESQGPVSDVFIVKDRESGRPRGFAFVTMETKEGMDAAIENLNGQDFLGRALTINEARPREERPQGGGRSFGGGGGRGFGGGGGRRDFGGGERRGGGGGGRREFGSRDRGSRGGRDY, from the coding sequence ATGAATACAAAGATGTATGTGGGCAACCTGCCCTTTTCCGCTACGGATGTGGACATTCGTGAGCTGTTCGAGTCGCAGGGTCCAGTAAGTGACGTGTTTATCGTCAAAGACCGTGAATCCGGTCGCCCTCGCGGCTTCGCCTTCGTGACAATGGAAACCAAGGAAGGCATGGATGCCGCTATTGAAAACCTGAATGGCCAGGATTTCTTGGGTCGCGCTCTGACAATCAATGAAGCCCGTCCGCGTGAAGAACGCCCTCAAGGTGGTGGTCGTAGCTTTGGTGGTGGCGGAGGCCGTGGTTTTGGCGGCGGCGGTGGTCGTCGCGACTTCGGTGGTGGCGAGCGTCGCGGTGGCGGCGGTGGCGGCCGTCGTGAATTCGGTAGCCGTGACCGTGGTAGCCGCGGTGGCCGCGACTACTAG
- a CDS encoding VWA domain-containing protein, with protein MKRREAQSSALSFMDCICCGFGAVLLLFILTAKQQIVFSEEDASQALEAAQTLHAAIEQAEARQKALDKDLSALDPQPGTNATSLAELAAEQERLAKAIEAQAEALEAVESETESEAAGLDRPSADQSYLSGLQLRAPRVVILLENSGSMLAPDANEAVRLLQSGQGASSDKWKRAKAAVRTVLASIPQGTQVAIFQMNLNTSALSGSPANPYFDPYDNAALLGALEQLDRLEASGGADLSKAVQTVSQLNERPSSLLLIADGLPTAPAAGGSLSEADRVRLFNSATSRNINYPFNTILLPFEGDPSAAGLFWGLSGRTNGITLIPDEDWPSI; from the coding sequence ATGAAACGCCGCGAGGCACAGAGCTCCGCCCTCTCTTTCATGGACTGCATCTGCTGCGGGTTCGGGGCGGTCTTGTTGCTGTTCATCCTGACAGCCAAGCAACAGATCGTCTTCAGCGAAGAAGACGCATCACAGGCACTTGAAGCAGCCCAAACACTGCATGCCGCGATCGAGCAGGCCGAAGCGCGTCAAAAGGCGCTGGACAAGGACCTCAGTGCCCTCGACCCCCAACCGGGCACGAATGCCACCAGCCTGGCCGAACTGGCGGCCGAGCAGGAGCGTCTGGCCAAGGCTATTGAAGCGCAGGCGGAAGCCCTGGAAGCGGTGGAGTCGGAAACCGAATCCGAAGCCGCCGGACTGGATCGCCCCTCCGCCGACCAGAGCTACCTGTCCGGCCTGCAACTGAGGGCGCCGCGCGTGGTGATCCTGCTGGAGAATTCAGGGAGCATGCTGGCCCCGGATGCCAACGAAGCCGTGCGCTTGCTCCAAAGCGGACAAGGCGCAAGCTCGGACAAATGGAAGCGGGCCAAGGCGGCGGTCCGCACCGTCCTTGCTTCCATCCCGCAAGGCACCCAGGTGGCGATCTTCCAAATGAACCTGAACACCTCCGCATTGTCAGGCAGTCCGGCCAACCCGTACTTTGATCCCTATGACAATGCCGCACTGCTCGGCGCCCTCGAACAGCTGGATCGCCTCGAAGCCAGTGGAGGGGCTGACTTAAGCAAGGCGGTCCAGACCGTCAGCCAACTCAATGAGAGGCCCAGCAGCTTGCTACTCATCGCCGACGGACTGCCGACCGCCCCCGCCGCCGGAGGCAGCTTAAGCGAGGCCGATCGCGTGCGCCTGTTCAATAGCGCGACCAGCCGCAACATCAACTATCCGTTCAACACCATCCTCCTGCCCTTTGAAGGCGATCCCTCCGCCGCCGGGCTCTTTTGGGGGCTGAGCGGACGCACGAACGGCATCACACTCATCCCCGACGAGGACTGGCCAAGCATCTGA